From a single Fusarium fujikuroi IMI 58289 draft genome, chromosome FFUJ_chr03 genomic region:
- a CDS encoding related to AMP-binding protein, with protein MSDPPSRIRSILNHLRPHPAAPVNFHTLSPTTFLERAASIEPDAEAIFHITVNGAVLRRSYAEFADRARGLAYYFLKHGYRRVGILAPNTPAFLESIYGIVAAGAVIVPTNYRLKQDDIAYIFDFAEVDCIIVDNEFVGLLDAYKEKHQSVPLIVDMVDLPPRAHVHSCLEVVANLARQDTDATEGQLSGPFDEAVLEGLKHDIDQGSHGWAGLHAQARSEDDMLAIPFTSGTTSRPKGVVYTHRGAYLAALANIIESGLNIGRCKYLWTLPMFHAIGWTFPWSVVAVRGTNVCLRKIDYPLIWKLLKEEGITHFNAAPTVNTLLVAAKEAERLPQEVKVTVAASPPTGYLFEQMTKLNLMPVHVYGMTETYGPITKCYILPEWDNLPPQEKFAKMSRQGHGFITSQPIRVIKPDQPQGVLIDVARDGKEVGEIVFTGNICAKGYYKDPEATRQLFAGGVLHSGDLAVWHPDGSAQIQDRAKDIIISGGENISSVALESMLAQHPDILEAGAVAVPDSHWGERPKVYITVKDGKSVKGEEVISWAKHQSHISKFMVPREVEVVDELPKTSTGKIKKNVLREWAKHGRE; from the exons ATGTCAGATCCTCCATCTCGCATCCGCTCTATTCTCAACCATCTCCGCCCTCATCCCGCGGCGCCTGTCAACTTCCACACTctatcaccaacaacattTCTTGAGCGTGCTGCTTCCATTGAACCAGATGCGGAAGCCATCTTCCATATTACAGTGAATGGTGCTGTGTTACGGCGGTCCTACGCTGAGTTTGCTGATCGCGCCCGAGGTCTTGCTTACTACTTCCTGAAGCATGGCTATCGACGCGTAGGCATACTCGCGCCCAATACGCCAGCTTTTCTGGAGTCTATTTACGGCATTGTTGCGGCGGGTGCTGTCATTGTGCCGACGAATTATCGCCTGAAGCAGGATGACATCGCCTATATCTTTGACTTTGCGGAAGTGGACTGCATTATTGTTGATAATGAGTTTGTTGGCTTGCTCGATGCCTATAAGGAGAAACACCAGAGTGTGCCCTTGATCGTTGATATGGTTGATTTACCCCCTCGCGCACATGTGCATTCTtgtcttgaagttgttgctAACCTTGCCCGTCAGGATACTGATGCAACTGAAGGGCAACTATCCGGCCCTTTTGATGAAGCCGTCTTGGAGGGCTTGAAGCATGACATCGACCAAGGTAGCCATGGCTGGGCCGGACTTCATGCCCAGGCACGAAGTGAGGATGATATGCTTGCCATCCCTTTTACCTCTGGAACCACATCACGTCCCAAGGGCGTTGTATACACACATCGAGGTGCCTATCTCGCTGCCTTAGCCAATATTATTGAGTCGGGCCTCAACATTGGACGATGCAAGTACCTATGGACGCTTCCAAT GTTTCACGCAATTGGATGGACATTTCCTTGGTCAGTTGTCGCTGTTCGCGGCACCAATGTTTGCTTAAGGAAGATTGACTACCCTCTTATTTGGAAACTGCTAAAAGAAGAGGGCATCACTCACTTCAACGCCGCTCCCACAGTCAACACACTGCTAGTAGCGGCCAAGGAAGCTGAAAGGCTACCGCAAGAAGTCAAGGTTACCGTGGCCGCTAGTCCACCCACTGGATACCTGTTTGAGCAAATG ACCAAGCTTAATCTCATGCCCGTTCATGTTTATGGGATGACAG AAACATATGGGCCCATCACGAAATGCTATATCCTTCCCGAATGGGATAATCTGCCTCCTCAGGAAAAATTTGCTAAGATGTCCCGGCAAGGCCATGGCTTCATCACAAGCCAACCAATCCGGGTTATCAAGCCAGACCAGCCACAGGGCGTGCTTATTGACGTCGCCAGGGACGGTAAAGAGGTTGGTGAGATTGTTTTCACAGGAAACATTTGCGCCAAAGGATATTACAAAGACCCTGAAGCTACACGGCAGCTCTTTGCTGGAGGCGTACTTCACTCTGGAGATCTAGCAGTCTGGCATCCTGATGGTAGCGCTCAGATTCAGGATCGTGCGAAGGACATCATCATTTCGGGGGGTGAGAACATATCATCTGTTGCCCTCGAAAGCATGCTCGCCCAGCACCCGGACATCCTCGAAGCTGGCGCTGTAGCTGTCCCGGATTCACACTGGGGTGAACGACCCAAGGTGTACATCAcagtcaaggatggcaagagtGTAAAAGGAGAAGAGGTCATCTCGTGGGCAAAGCATCAGAGTCATATTAGCAAATTCATGGTTCCTAGAGAAGTCGAAGTTGTAGATGAACTCCCCAAGACCAGCACAGGTAAAATCAAGAAGAACGTGCTGAGGGAGTGGGCCAAGCATGGAAGGGAATAG
- a CDS encoding related to members of the aldo/keto reductase family, whose amino-acid sequence MTQLNHIATPATTTSLLAQDCLTLQNTAATIPLLGFGTYKIRGQTCTTAVLAALSAGYSHIDSAALYRNEVCVYEAIKQSGVPREAIFLTTKVGSPRRMAGQGDVYQDVVETVDRIAGVDGYVDLLLMHVPGPSRDYRQRLWAAMEMVKSKGRAKSIGVSNFRVRHLEELKEYATEWPPSANQIELHPWCQQRDVVTYCQDNGIVIEAYSPLATGTRLNDPEVQRVASKHDKTPANILIRYSLQKGWIPLPKSANPGRIQENIMVFDFALDPDDMMALDALDEGHAGAIFRMNVDKPHATSRNNDLEANLVRQLRNTRMAIL is encoded by the exons ATGACGCAGCTAAATCACATAGCAACACCTGCCACGACCACCTCATTATTAGCCCAAGACTGCCTTACTCTCCAAAACACGGCAGCCACTATTCCTCTTCTCGGGTTCGGCACCTACAAAATTCGCGGCCAAACATGCACTACCGCGGTTCTGGCAGCACTTTCAGCGGGCTACAGCCACATTGACTCAGCTGCGTTATATCGCAACGAGGTGTGCGTCTACGAAGCCATCAAACAGTCTGGTGTGCCTCGTGAAGCGATCTTTCTTACTACGAAAGTCGGGAGTCCACGAAGGATGGCAGGCCAGGGTGACGTGTATCAAGATGTTGTCGAAACTGTAGACCGTATCGCTGGAGTAGATGGATACGTAGACTTACTATTGATGCACGTTCCTGGACCATCCAGAGATTACCGTCAGAGATTATGGGCAGCGATGGAAATGGTTAAGAGCAAGGGAAGAGCCAAAAGTATTGGTGTTAGCAACTTTCGAGTCCGGCACCTCGAAGAACTGAAGGAGTATGCCACTGAGTGGCCTCCAAGTGCGAACCAAATCGAG CTACACCCTTGGTGCCAGCAACGAGATGTCGTGACCTACTGTCAGGACAACGGTATTGTTATCGAGGCGTACAGCCCGCTTGCAACAGGCACTCGGCTTAATGACCCAGAAGTACAAAGAGTAGCATCAAAGCATGACAAGACTCCAGCAAATATCCTTATCCGGTATTCACTCCAGAAAGGCTGGATACCTCTACCCAAGAGTGCAAATCCGGGTCGCATTCAAGAGAATATTATGGTTTTTGATTTTGCTCTCGATCCAGATGATATGATGGCCTTGGATGCGCTGGACGAAGGACACGCAGGTGCTATTTTTCGAATGAATGTTGATAAACCGCATGCCACGTCACGAAATAATGATTTGGAAGCAAACCTTGTCCGCCAACTTCGTAACACTCGAATGGCTATACTATGA
- a CDS encoding probable beta-glucosidase, with protein sequence MSLPKDFQWGFATASYQIEGAIDKDGRGPANWDTFCAKPGKIADGSSGVTACDSYNRTAEDIALLKSVGAKAYRFSLCWSRIIPLGGRNDPINQAGIDHYRKFVDDLLEAGITPFITLFHWDVPDELDRRYGGLLNREEFPLDYERYARVVFESIPRCKNWITHNEPWCSAILGYSTGSNAPGRCSDRKKSDVGDSSTEPWIVGHNLLVAHGRAVKIYREEFKPKNGGEIGITLNGDATYPWDPKDPRDVEAAERKIEFAISWFADPIYFGDYPASMRAQLGDRLPTFTPEEKALVLGSNDFYGMNHYTANYVKHREGEAAPEDYVGNLELHFWNHRGDCIGEETQSTWLRPCALGFRDLLVWISKRYGFPRIYVTENGTSIKGENDMPREKILQDNFRVKYYDDYVRAMADASRLDGVDVHGYFAWSLLDNFEWAEGYETRFGVTYVDYENDQKRYPKKSAQHLKPLFDSLIKQEEHVVNGNGVKAGQT encoded by the exons ATGTCTCTCCCCAAGGACTTCCAATGGGGCTTCGCCACCGCCTC GTATCAGATTGAAGGTGCTATCGATAAGGATGGTCGTGGCCCTGCTAACTGGGATACCTTCTGTGCTAAGCCTGGCAAGATCGCAGACGGCAGTTCTGGCGTGACAGCCTGTGATTCTTACAACCGTACCGCTGAGGATATTGCTCTTCTGAAATCAGTAGGCGCTAAGGCATACCGATTCTCCCTCTGCTGGTCTCGGATCATTCCTCTCGGTGGTCGAAACGATCCCATCAACCAGGCCGGAATTGACCATTATCGCAAGTTTGTCGATGATCTCCTGGAAGCTGGAATTACCCCTTTCATTACTCTTTTCCATTGGGACGTACCCGATGAGTTGGACCGCCGCTACGGCGGTCTCCTGAACCGAGAGGAGTTTCCTCTTGACTATGAGCGATATGCTCGTGTTGTTTTCGAGTCTATCCCTCGCTGCAAGAACTGGATCACTCACAATGAGCCCTGGTGCTCAGCCATTCTGGGTTACAGCACAGGATCCAACGCACCCGGTCGCTGTTCTGACCGCAAGAAATCCGATGTTGGCGACTCTTCTACTGAGCCTTGGATCGTTGGTCACAACCTTCTTGTTGCCCACGGCCGTGCCGTTAAGATTTATCGTGAGGAATTCAAGCCCAAGAATGGCGGTGAGATTGGCATCACCCTCAACGGCGACGCCACATACCCGTGGGACCCCAAGGACCCGAGAGACGTTGAGGCTGCCGAACGCAAGATCGAGTTTGCTATCTCGTGGTTCGCTGACCCTATCTACTTCGGAGATTACCCAGCCTCAATGCGCGCCCAGCTCGGTGACCGCCTTCCCACCTTTACCCCTGAGGAAAAGGCTCTTGTTTTGGGATCAAATGACTTCTACGGCATGAACCACTACACTGCCAACTATGTCAAGCATCGGGAGGGAGAGGCTGCTCCTGAGGACTATGTTGGTAACCTTGAGCTGCACTTCTGGAACCACCGCGGTGATTGTATTGGCGAGGAGACCCAGTCTACTTGGTTGCGACCATGTGCCCTAGGCTTCCGTGATCTACTTGTCTGGATTTCCAAGCGTTATGGCTTCCCCAGAATCTATGTTACCGAGAACGGCACCAGCATCAAGGGTGAGAATGACATGCCGCGAGAGAAGATCCTGCAAGATAATTTCCGTGTCAAGTACTATGACGATTACGTGAGAGCCATGGCCGATGCTTCTAGACTCGACGGCGTGGATGTCCATGGCTACTTTGCCTGGTCTTTGCTGGACAACTTTGAGTGGGCTGAGGGTTACGAGACTCGATTCGGCGTAACTTATGTCGACTACGAGAATGACCAAAAGCGTTACCCCAAGAAGAGCGCTCAACATCTAAAGCCCCTATTTGATAGTCTCATCAAGCAGGAGGAGCATGTTGTAAATGGGAATGGTGTCAAGGCCGGACAGACCTGA
- a CDS encoding related to pheromone receptor PRE-1, producing MIDSAHLSGRDDLSIIVAPGPGTITTPSLTTNLVCRVLFGLIANIACIVPLKNLYRNGEFAAVVFIANIEWSNLDTIINALIWRNDDTSKWWNGEVFCDINAYYVNFTGALFGTCLLAIMRNLAQQVGLLRANALTVREKRRRNLVQALIMFPLPIIQVAWVWPLTTQRYAVATLAGCSWIAWPSWPYMVFFVLAPVTVALITSGYAILVYIRFRDIAKTTRSAVNSSRSANQRAQRTKRRLYLMVLAILVPYLPFVVTLAVLNMLKAFPLQPFDYDLIHNRVIPYPWSAVIFVPSNGVNFGYLNNCYIHILSAIPVVIFFGMTKDAMNSYRRGLLCLGFGCLFPKLHEEYDPDRTIGGSSSGHSRFMGSTTSTTSSISSKIRSLLSQRNLSTASSASLNPISLQSNDAPLVTHEYELGSRVGGLQVSQSPLREISYPPPTVSTSSEPINPAPRNPFLFRTRFDMPTIPFRSISSFRFGKKKDKRPPLDHGLPLDSLPSVINNQLWENSSAPQPCSQTLVWADRKIVPAPGIFTTESSLLVPMSSTYSVTTEPLQETYRR from the exons ATGATCGACTCAGCTCACCTGTCTGGTCGTGACGACTTGTCTATCATCGTGGCTCCTGGACCCGGAACCATCACTACTCCATCACTCACAACCAACCTTGTTTGCAGAGTTCTCTTCGGGCTCATCGCCAATATCGCCTGTATAGTCCCCCTAAAGAACCTCTACCGTAATGGAGAATTCGCAGCCGTGGTCTTTATTGCCAACATCGAATGGTCAAATCTCGACACAATAATTAACGCTCTCATCTGGCGGAACGACGACACTAGCAAGTGGTGGAATGGCGAAGTATTCTGCGATATCAATGCTTACTACGTCAACTTCACTGGCGCCTTATTCGGAACCTGCCTCCTGGCCATCATGCGGAATCTTGCCCAGCAAGTCGGCCTCCTTCGTGCCAATGCCCTCACAGTTCGGGAGAAACGCCGGCGTAACTTGGTCCAGGCACTCATCATGTTTCCCCTTCCAATCATCCAGGTCGCATGGGTCTGGCCATTGACTACTCAGAGATACGCAGTAGCTACCCTGGCTGGATGCAGCTGGATTGCATGGCCTTCGTGGCCCTATATGGTCTTCTTCGTCCTGGCCCCTGTTACAGTCGCACTGATAACATCTGGATATGCAA TCCTTGTCTATATACGCTTTCGTGACATTGCAAAAACCACTCGTTCGGCggtcaacagcagcaggtCTGCTAACCAACGCGCTCAGAGGACGAAGCGTCGCCTTTACTTAATGGTATTGGCCATATTAGTCCCTTATCTACCTTTTGTGGTCACCCTTGCTGTTCTCAACATGCTGAAGGcatttcctcttcaaccctTTGATTACGACCTCATCCATAATCGGGTGATACCCTATCCATGGTCGGCAGTCATTTTTGTCCCTTCCAATGGTGTCAACTTCGGGTATCTGAACAACTGCTATATCCACATACTTTCCGCCATTCCTGTCGTCATCTTTTTCGGCATGACCAAGGACGCTATGAATAGTTATCGTCGCGGCTTGCTCTGCCTTGGCTTTGGATGTCTCTTTCCCAAGCTTCACGAGGAGTATGACCCTGACAGGACAATCGGTGGGAGCAGTTCTGGACACTCTCGTTTTATGGGTTCCACCACTTCGAC TACCTCTTCGATATCGAGCAAGATCAGGAGTCTTCTGTCTCAGCGCAATTTGAGCACAGCGTCCTCTGCAAGCCTCAACCCAATATCTTTACAGTCCAACGACGCTCCTCTCGTGACTCATGAATACGAGTTAGGATCTCGAGTGGGAGGGTTGCAAGTATCACAGTCACCGTTACGGGAGATTTCCTACCCTCCCCCAACTGTTTCGACTTCATCAGAACCCATCAACCCAGCTCCTCGTAACCCTTTCCTCTTCCGGACGCGCTTCGACATGCCCACCATTCCATTTCGTTCAATCTCCTCATTTCGCttcggcaagaagaaggataaacGACCCCCGCTTGATCACGGTTTACCTCTTGACTCTCTCCCCtccgtcatcaacaaccagtTGTGGGAGAACAGCTCCGCTCCGCAGCCTTGCAGTCAGACACTTGTTTGGGCTGATAGAAAGATCGTCCCAGCTCCCGGTATTTTTACTACCGAATCCAGTCTGTTGGTTCCTATGTCGTCGACGTATTCTGTCACAACTGAACCACTGCAGGAAACATATCGGCGCTAG
- a CDS encoding related to single-stranded DNA-binding protein produces the protein MSFSSVFRRAAVAPVSAARAFSTTTPRPLAKITIIGNLADTPEVHSTSTGREVLRYAVASNSGPRDNRKTSWFRVTSFAEGPQRDYLMNLPKGASVYVEGDASLSTYTDSNGQNRSSFNVVQRTLEVLRRPQAPEQGE, from the exons atGTCTTTCTCCTCCGTCTTCCGCCGCGCCGCTGTCGCCCCTGTCTCTGCTGCCCGGGCCTTTAGCACCACCACCCCTCGACCTCTGGCCAAGATCACCATCATTGGTAATCTCGCCGACACCCCTGAGGTTCACTCCACCAGTACCGGTCGCGAAGTCCTCCGCTACGCTGTGGCCAGCAACAGCGGCCCCCGAGACAACCGCAAGACCAGTTGGTTCCGAGTCACTAGCTTCGCCGAGGGCCCTCAGCGCGATTATCTCATGAACCTTCCTAAAGG TGCCAGCGTCTACGTCGAGGGTGATGCCTCCTTGAGCACCTACACCGACTCCAACGGCCAGAACCGCAGCAGCTTCAATGTTGTCCAGC GCACCCTCGAGGTTCTCCGACGTCCCCAGGCTCCTGAGCAGGGCGAGTAA
- a CDS encoding related to glutathione synthase, with the protein MASLTDGRYPPNLKTEEKDALIETVKDWSIGNGLAVRPPPTVIAAEADPKSIAAINVPVTLFPSPFPKQCFAQGKAVQKTYNELYASVSRDEEFLAQVVKEVSDGDEFIRNLWEVHIKPVSLGLFRSDYMVHQDTETSKSSLQVKQVEFNTIASSFGGLSTHTSALHKYLATAEYPILDNSITPGSLDLPENTSTRGLAAGIVKAYNIYPDSELGHQKCVIFLVQDGERNIFDQRHLEYQISSSSSSIPVFRLPYSQILQHSKIADTSKRQLLYILPRNPSKAYEVAVIYMRSGYGPSDYPDQRAWEARYHLERSNAIKCPSVLTQLAGTKKVQQILATPRPSTEPSALSRFIRDDTDEAAELWRTFTNIYPMDSSDAGLEARKKALDLNICQNYVLKPQREGGGNNIYRGAIPDFLKSVPESHWGSYILMELITPPPVNNTILRNGNLEQGGVICELGIYGTCIWDQNTGKVHHNEEAGYLLRTKGDKSEEGGVAAGFGCMDSCALV; encoded by the exons ATGGCTTCTCTCACAGACGGGAGATACCCACCCAATCTCAAGACCGAAGAAAAGGACGCCCTCATCGAGACCGTCAAGGACTGGTCAATAGGCAATGGCCTCGCAGTAAGGCCTCCTCCCACAGTCATAGCCGCCGAGGCAGACCCCAAAAGCATCGCTGCTATCAACGTTCCTGTGACCCTCTTTCCAAGTCCATTTCCCAAACAATGCTTCGCCCAGGGTAAGGCAGTTCAAAAGACTTACAACGAGCTGTATGCCTCAGTGAGCAGGGATGAGGAGTTCTTGGCTCAGGTTGTGAAGGA GGTCTCGGATGGTGATGAGTTTATTCGGAACTTATGGGAAGTTCATATCAAG CCCGTGTCTCTAGGCTTGTTCCGCTCAGACTATATGGTGCATCAGGATACCGAGACCTCAAAGTCTTCTTTGCAAGTCAAGCAGGTTGAGTTCAACAccattgcttcttcttttggcgGTCTTTCGACGCACACCTCTGCTCTTCACAA GTATCTTGCTACAGCCGAGTACCCGATTTTGGACAACTCTATTACCCCGGGATCACTAGACTTGCCCGAGAACACCAGCACTCGTGGCTTAGCAGCAGGTATCGTGAAAGCGTACAACATTTATCCCGACTCTGAACTCGGCCACCAGAAGTGCGTCATCTTTCTCGTACAAGATGGCGAGAGGAATATCTTCGACCAGCGCCATCTTGAATACCAAATATCTAGCTCTTCGTCATCTATTCCTGTGTTCCGACTACCTTATTCCCAAATCCTCCAGCACAGCAAGATTGCAGACACCTCTAAACGCCAGCTTTTGTACATTCTTCCAAGAAACCCTTCCAAGGCTTACGAAGTTGCTGTGATCTACATGCGATCTGGATATGGGCCTTCTGACTACCCTGATCAACGAGCTTGGGAGGCTCGTTATCACCTGGAGAGGTCGAATGCTATTAAATGCCCTAGTGTCCTGACTCAATTAGCTGGAACGAAGAAGGTTCAACAAATTCTCGCAACACCGCGCCCTTCCACAGAGCCCTCGGCTCTGAGTAGGTTCATTCGCGATGACACAGATGAGGCAGCTGAGCTGTGGCGCACATTTACCAACATCTACCCGATGGACAGCAGCGATGCCGGACTTGAGGCTCGGAAGAAGGCCCTCGACCTCAATATTTGCCAAAATTATGTGTTGAAGCCCCAGCGTGAAGGTGGTGGCAACAACATCTATCGGGGTGCTATTCCAGACTTCCTCAAATCTGTTCCCGAGTCCCACTGGGGATCTTATATTCTCATGGAGCTCATCACTCCCCCACCTGTCAATAACACCATTCTTCGCAATGGCAATCTAGAGCAAGGCGGTGTCATCTGCGAGCTGGGTATTTATGGTACTTGCATCTGGGACCAGAACACAGGCAAAGTTCACCACAATGAGGAAGCCGGGTATCTTTTGCGCACAAAGGGTGATAAGAGCGAGGAAGGTGGAGTCGCTGCTGGTTTCGGATGTATGGACAGCTGCGCATTGGTGTAG